The Canis aureus isolate CA01 chromosome 9, VMU_Caureus_v.1.0, whole genome shotgun sequence genome has a segment encoding these proteins:
- the INSM2 gene encoding insulinoma-associated protein 2, with amino-acid sequence MPRGFLVKRTKRTGGSYRVRPAERVLPLLGPQGAPPFPEEASSAPQPGAQQVAAPTLEQAAAARDLSGSPCRAARVSPGEGGQEGDAAWRADGSGGPGPSPSPTKPAGAELRRAFLERCLSSPVSAESFPGGAAAVAAFSCSAAPAAAPTSGEQFLLPIRAPFPEPELHPDPAPLAAALHGLKRAAGNERRAKAPPGCTSGPAAAGVKKPKAMRKLSFADEVTTSPVLGLKIKEEEPGAPSRGPGGSRTPLGEFICQLCKEQYADPFALAQHRCSRIVRVEYRCPECDKVFSCPANLASHRRWHKPRPAAANAATVSSADGKPPPSSSSTSPDSGAVASFLAEGKEDSRAERAADQHLPARDSSREAQHQDSAPHQGLQVLSHPEPALPQVPCAEGVLGRRVPGSGSASGVGGPEVFMCPYCHKKFRRQAYLRKHLGTHEAGSARALAPGFGSEHGAPPAFACPLCGAHFPSADIRDKHRLWHALREELLLPALAGPPPEAPSPGGASDGSAQQIFSCKHCPSTFFSSPGLTRHINKCHPSESRQVLLLQMPLRPGC; translated from the coding sequence ATGCCGAGGGGCTTCCTGGTAAAGCGAACTAAACGGACGGGCGGCTCCTACCGAGTGCGCCCAGCTGAGCGGGTCTTGCccctgctggggccccagggggcgcCGCCCTTCCCCGAGGAGGCTTCCAGTGCCCCCCAGCCCGGTGCGCAGCAGGTGGCAGCCCCCACCTTGGagcaggcggcggcggcccgTGACCTGTCGGGGTCGCCCTGTCGGGCGGCTAGGGTGAGCCCGGGGGAGGGCGGGCAGGAAGGTGATGCGGCGTGGAGGGCGGATGGCAGCGGGGGTCccgggcccagccccagccccacgaAGCCGGCGGGCGCGGAGCTGCGCCGGGCATTCCTGGAGCGCTGCCTCAGCTCACCCGTCTCTGCAGAGTCCTTCCCCGGGGGTGCCGCCGCGGTGGCTGCTTTCTCCTGCTCGGCGGCGCCAGCAGCTGCACCGACCTCGGGGGAGCAGTTCCTGCTGCCGATCCGGGCACCGTTCCCAGAGCCGGAGCTCCATCCAGACCCTGCGCCCCTCGCGGCCGCCCTGCACGGCCTGAAGCGGGCAGCTGGCAACGAGCGCCGTGCCAAGGCACCTCCGGGCTGCACGTCTGGACCTGCGGCCGCCGGAGTCAAGAAGCCGAAGGCCATGAGGAAGTTGAGCTTCGCCGATGAAGTGACCACGTCCCCTGTCCTGGGCCTGAAGATCAAGGAGGAGGAGCCCGGAGCGCCgtcccggggccccgggggcagCCGCACGCCGCTGGGGGAGTTTATCTGCCAGCTATGCAAGGAGCAGTACGCAGACCCCTTCGCTCTGGCTCAGCACCGCTGCTCCCGCATCGTACGCGTCGAGTACCGCTGTCCCGAGTGCGACAAGGTCTTCAGCTGCCCGGCGAACCTCGCCTCCCATCGCCGCTGGCACAAACCGCGTCCCGCAGCGGCAAATGCTGCCACGGTCTCTTCAGCCGACGGGAAGCCGCCTCCCTCGTCTTCCTCGACCTCCCCAGACTCTGGGGCTGTTGCATCTTTCTTGGCGGAGGGGAAGGAGGACAGCCGGGCAGAGCGAGCGGCAGATCAGCACCTGCCGGCGAGGGACAGCTCCAGGGAGGCGCAGCACCAGGACAGCGCCCCACACCAGGGCCTCCAGGTGCTGTCCCATCCCGAGCCGGCCCTGCCTCAGGTCCCCTGCGCGGAGGGGGTGTTAGGGCGCCGGGTGCCTGGGTCAGGTAGTGCCAGTGGTGTCGGGGGACCCGAGGTCTTCATGTGCCCATATTGCCACAAAAAGTTCCGTCGCCAAGCCTATCTGCGCAAGCACCTAGGCACTCACGAGGCAGGCTCCGCTCGTGCGCTTGCCCCGGGCTTTGGCTCCGAACACGGTGCCCCACCGGCCTTCGCTTGCCCACTGTGCGGGGCGCACTTCCCGTCCGCAGACATCAGGGACAAGCACCGGCTGTGGCACGCGCTCCGCGAGGAGCTGCTCCTGCCTGCTCTGGCCGGGCCGCCCCCTGAAGCGCCGAGCCCAGGCGGAGCGTCCGACGGGAGTGCTCAGCAAATTTTCTCGTGCAAGCACTGCCCTTCCACCTTTTTTAGCTCCCCGGGGCTGACCCGGCACATAAATAAGTGTCACCCCTCAGAAAGTCGGCAGGTACTGCTGCTGCAGATGCCGTTGCGGCCTGGCTGTTGA